A window of Hordeum vulgare subsp. vulgare chromosome 5H, MorexV3_pseudomolecules_assembly, whole genome shotgun sequence genomic DNA:
TAGCCCACCCCTCCGTTCGAGATCTGATGGCCCGAAAACGGGGCAAAACCCCTAACCTAGCCTCCACTATTATAAATAGACAACCACGTGCTATTTTTGGACCTAACCCCAATCCTCCCTTGATTTCCATGCATCCCCAACCCCCAGCCACCAcctgaaccagcccctctctccctcccagcCGCCGAGGCCCGCTCAAGAATttatctgtgcatttagttttatatTTTGAGCAAGTtggtgtgcatgatattttgccatgttaccattttgtttattttgtgtgatttattcggtgcatgatatgaattacttgCGAACCTGAGATTtttccttggatatgtatgctagcccctggtaattttggttgtatagaaattcatgtttaggtgttgtttgctcgttgccaacatgctagaaaatagtgttgttttgaaaTGTGTAATATTTTggtgttgtcttgccatgagctttgctagtgatctacagcttCTTTGGGGTTGGTTCAATgaagttatttgtagtgcttaagaTTTTCTGgcatgttgtaaattttcatgttATTCGGTGTCATGTAACTTATAGTTttcctgctgtcaatatgccttctggttgaaaactgcactgtcaaactgttattttcacttagTCTGAAATTGTGTGCAACTTGTCatgttgtgagttcttttcctagtgatacattctttcatgctagttgtatttagtagggtgatgttctatttggagtttcttcttcttcttcttcatcgatctaggatgggttacaggccggcagttggaatagcaaggatggacgtcgttctttctatcgtttgttttcatccgtagtcggaccctgctcttctacctgATGACTGTAtattattgtactgatgtgatcttgatgtagcttgtggcgagtgtaagccaatttcatatactccagtacatgtacttgtaacgatatctattcttgcaaaacgacgagatgcgtttctatccctgtcgaggcccttgcgTTAAAATAAAGATATGATCGCATGTTGGACGTTACACTCTTGTTTctcgcttgctagatcaagaaagaGAAGACATCGCCATATCATATCATACGTATGTATATCTTAAAGGTGTCGTTTGTGCGGTGCTTTGGATCGCGATGCAAGTATATGATGACATCTTAAAGCTGTTGAAGCCTTATTTTTTTTACCTCAGCTTAACGAGCCGAATCTTAACTAGCCGAGTAGCTTGTAAATCGAGCCCTAGCACTCAGAACCGTGCCCAAACAAAAACTATTGCCTCCAATGAAAGCAAAGGGAAACCAGCGGCAATTCAGGAGGAAACTGGAACATGCAGGAGACTCCCTCCCCCTTTTCCCAAAAgtgaagcaagcaagcaacacatTACAAAAAGATAAGATCAGATCAGATGAGATGGGTACATAGCGATTGAGGTTTGCCCATCTACAAAAGGAGGTCGGTCCAGCAAAGGTTTGGCGATGCATTGCTCACAAGTCATAAGTAGCACCCCAGCTTTTCATTAAGCATGCATGTGGGGGGAGACCTTTAGCTTAAAGCCTTCAAGATTTGCAGGGGCATTAAGCACATTGTTAATCAATCTCCCAACAAGGAAAAGCAGCATTTGTTATGTTAATAAAAAAGGAAGAGCCCAAAGTAACTATTATCACCTTTTCatttaacagaaaagaaaagagtcTAAAAGAACCAGTAGGAGTAGTACTACTCGTCGAGAATGAGCAGGTAGGAGACCTTTAGCTTAAATCCTCCAAGATTTGCACCGGCATTAAGGTCATCTTTAGACGGACCCTCAATTCGTGTGTGTATCCGTCCGAACTGCGCTGTATGGACCACGAAATCCATTCAATGCAGACTTATAGTGGTTCGAACGTATTTTTTCTAGCAAATCAGAAATAAACGTGGGGTAGGGGTTTTGTGGGGTAGGGGTTTTGCGGGAGTACACACAACATATATGTAGGACTCCGACATCCCCGGATTACCCAAAACCCTTTTCAGACCCTCACCTTCGTCCTTCTCattttctctccttccttctttttctcttgcCTTCACTGACGCTCCACCAACCCAGCGTGACGCCACATATCTATCGGAACTCTACGTGTCGATCACTCCAGCCTTCCAGTCAGGCTCCATCCCGCTTCTCCTCTATCACCGTTCAACCCCTCTCCTTCGATCATCCCACCAGGTATCATCCGCTAGCTAGTGCTATACTCACCATGCTCGGCAATGTTTGATGAATTGCCGGAGCTAAAAAAAATTCACTTCGATGAACTTCGATTTGGAGTACACATACGAGCACTATGCCGAGTCGTCCGATGAGGAGGACTACACCGATGAGACAACCATGATGCATGCGGTCCTTGAAAACGCGGAGCATGAGGAGCAACATGTTCTTAATTTCAAGGGATCGATCAAGTGTCATCAAATGCTCAACCGCAACAGGGCGTGCGACCATTTGACACCGATGGCCGACTATTTGCCCATGATGTACTCTTCGCTGACCATTTTCGCCGGGTTTTTTGGATGCGCGAGACTGTTTTCGGTCGTTTGTACCATGGCATCCCGTGTTATGATGACTACTTCGTCTTAGAGAAGGACGTTGTGGGAATAATTGGCATCTCTGGTTACTAGAAGTGCACTGCCGCGCACCAGATACTTGCATATGACACGATCGCTGATTTGTGGGATGAGTACCTACGGATGTCTGAGAGCACATGCGGAAGATGACATGCATGGTTAGGTTTGCAACTGTCGTGGTCGAGGTGTTTGGCCCTCAATACGTGAGAGAACCAATTGTAACAGACACCGAAAGCATCTTAGCAATCTCATAAGCAAGAGGGTGGTCAAATTTGGTTGGATCTCTTGACTACATGCATGGAAAATGAAAGAATTTACAAGGTCAATATCAGGATCATGTTAAGAAGTCCACCATCATTCTTGAAGAAATTGCACCACACCATCTTTAGATTTGGCACTCTTTTTTGGCATGCATATGTCTCGCAATGACATCAATGTGCAACCATTGTTTGCGAGGCTAACGAGAGGAAAATCTCGTCCTTGCCACTGTACTGTCAatgaacatgagtacaacatgtgCTACTATCTGGTTGACGGTATCTATCCTTCATGGGCTACCTTTGTGAGCACCATTTCTAACCCAATTGGGCGAAGAAAGTCTCACTTTGCCCAAACACAAGAAGCGGCTAGAAAGGATGTCGAAAGGACATTTGAAGTTTTGCAGGTCCATTTTGCAGTTGTTTGTGGACTTGCTAAACAACGGGATCTAGATACCTTGTAGGAGGTGATGACATGTTgtatgatcatgcacaacatgaccgTCAAGGATGAGTGTGAGAATGTTGTCGCAACTATAGAATTTGACAGTGTAGTTGATCTTATCAAAATTTCAGACTAGAAACTGACCATAATTAAAGAGTTTATTGGAATGCATCAACAAATCCGACACCGGCCGAAAGAAAATCTGATTAAGCATCATCAGATGGTTAAATGGAACAATAATATTGGAATAGAAAATTTGAGTGCTGCATGCAGCTATTTTAATCTGTGTACTTTATGTATGCGGCTATTTaaatgttcaaactttatgaATGTGATTATTTAAACATGCGGATcgtaaaaataaataagtaaagtcGGATATATGCGGATAGCATTGGATGACAGCCGTCCGTATCATGTCCATGGATTAGTCCCCTATCGGCGAACAGATGTTGGAGAAAATTTACAGATGGaagttggagatgccctaagcaCATTGTTAATCTTCCTAAAACGAAAAGTAACATTTGTTAAGAAAGAGCCCAAAGGCCAAAAGAACTATTATCACTTTTTCatttaacagaaaagaaaagagtcCAAAAGAACCAGTAGGAGTAGTACTACTCGCCGAGAatgagcaggcaggcaggcaggcagaaGGGGGCCAAGCCAAGAGAGAGCTTCACGCTCTCCCACACTCCCCACTCCACTCCCCCCCATCCCTCTGCGCGTGCCCTCCCCGTCGCCTTTCGCCGCCGCCCCTCCACCCGCCTTTCCCACTCCCCCTTTCCTGCTGGCTTCATCCACCACCCTCCTCCCGTGATCCGCGCCCGCCGGTTCTCGGCCGCTCCTCCGAGGATTGGTTCTTGTCAGAGACGAGGTGgggtttcttcttcctcttccgctCTGAACCCCCATTCATCCCCCATTTGATTTGATTTGATCCCCCCTTTCAGCCGCTCCGTCCTTCCAATCGCTGACGACGCGCCACCCTCTTGATTTCATCTGCAGGACAGCCAGGGGAGGGAAAGGTGGTGGCGGGTTCCTGTCCCTCCGCCTCCGAGCTCAAGTTGAATCTCCCCGCCGACCAAATTCGCCATCTTTTTCCTCCGCCGGAAAGGGACCGCCCGCCCCCCGTACTCGCGCGGCGGATCGACCTCCGTCAATTAATCCTCGCGCCGTGGAGCAAGAAAAGCCCCACCCTTAAGTTCCCAGGCGGAATCCAGGGAGACCCTGACATCCGGTTGGTCCGTGGGAAAGGTAGTGAAAAGGGGGTGCCGGCGCCATGATCCCGCTGCTGTTCCTGGTGCTGTTCGCGGAGGGGGCGGTGGCGCTGCTGCTCATGGTCAAGATCGGCCCGCTGCGGGAGCTGGCCATGCGCGGCGTGGAGCAGGTCAAGACCGGCAAGGGCCCCGCCACCGTCAAGACGCTCGCCTGCACGCTCTCCGTCATCCTCATGTCCAGCGTCGCCGCCATCGTCAGGATCCAGAACAGGGGACACAAGATCGGCAACGTCAGCCCCATGGACCAGGTGCTCTGGCGGACGCACCTCCTCGAGGCCTCACTCATCGGTCAGCTCACCATATGCATTCCTTTCCTGCCTTCTTTCTGAGATCCATTTTCTTCTCAAGTACTGTACTTGCGCTTCGAGGTTTCTTGTTACTAGTTAGCACTGGGAAAAGTGGCGGCTGCTGCTTAGTTGATGAAGGGGCCGAGCAACTACTAGTCACTTAGGATTCGGATGCTTTGGCCTTTAGTCAAGTACAAAAAAGTGTTACCATATCAATCTTGCTCTAGAACATGCAATGTATCTGCTATTAGGTTCTATCGTCTCTTAACATCGTGTGATTTAAGATTTTAGATCCAACCAGTAATGTATAGTTCATTGGTGGAGTATGTAAATTACACAGTGTAAATCATGTGTTATGGACCACAGGCAAGGGTTTACTGCTTGGGTTGTGAAGAGGGTAGCTTTGGAGATGAAGGTGGCCATTTTAGATGCTTCTCTTGTGACCATAGATTTATGACACCAATGTTTAGTTTAGAATAGGCCATGAACAATTCATAAACGAAATGATATTTGTGTGTCCATTTGGCAGCTTATAGTTCTGATACGGGGTACAGAAACTGCAGTCTGTAACGTGTGCATTTTCTATCTCAAACTAGAAAACTAATACAAAACTGCAGTCTGAATCTATAGTTGAAGAATCCTGTTATTATATTTATATGTCCGAAGCATTAGTCTTTCATGCGGTGTTGGTCAACTGGTCAAGAAATATTATATTGTAGTGACCTGGGTTGGCTACAATAGTCAATGGGAACTGATATTGCTTAGGCTTGTATCAGATCTATGTTGCTTTCTTGCTTGGTGGGAGTTTGGACGCTAGATTCTTAGCTGAAAGTAAGCTGTCCAGAGACAGATCTGCCTTGATTAATGGCATGCTATATTATGCCTTGATTAGCATCCTGTCCTCTATAAGTGAGGATTGGGCAGATAGTTTGGTAAAAATGTTCAGGATTCTGATGTACTGAATAAAGGGTTATACTTATATCAGTCCAGATGTTGTCTCGGGTCCTACCATACATGTTTGTGAATCCACTTGGTATCTTATAGTTGCAGAAATTTCAGTCTGTAACTTGTGCATTTTCGGACTCAAACCGGAAACCTAATAACCGCAATCTGATTCtacagtttttttttgtttttgttattatatTTACATGTCGGTAGCATTGGTCTTCCATGTGATGCTGGTCAACTGATCAAGAAATATTATATTAGGGATCCCATTATATTATAGAGATCTGGGTTGTATACAATACAACAGGAACTGGTATTTGCTTAGGCTTGCATCAGCTTATGCCGCTTTCATGCTTGGTCGGAGTTTGGATGACAGATTCTAAGCTGAAAGTGAGCTGTCTAGAGACAGATCTGCTTTGATTAATGGCATGCTATATTATGCATTATAATAACGTCATGTCCACTATAAGTGAGGATTGGGCAAATAGTTTGGTAAAATGTTCAGGCTTCTGATGCATGGAATAAGGGGTATGTCACGTATGTCAAAGGCCCCTTTTATCTTAACTCTAGAGCCGCTAAATGTTGCAATTAATTTCACTGTTCACTTGCTGGTTTCTATTATGCAAAATTTCAGTGTGCTGCTCTCGGTGCTTTGAATATGTTCAGCGTTGAGAAACGTGAGCCGAGTGGAAGAATCTACTCCCTCTTTttctaaatacttgttgttgggggAGAACAAATATTAtgatacggagggagtatgttttagGTAGCAGGCTAAAAGCCTAAAAGTGACAGGTTGGCATAAGTAAGGGCAATAGCAGACATGTAAAGTTTAAATAGGCAACTATCTTAGTTGAGCATACTTAGGAGTCCTTGTGAAAGTTTAGATCGCCAAACAGGACATGAAAATAAGGTGCATTTTACTTTTACAGAAAACAACTTGCCTTTTTAGTAATTGTTGTACTGTTTGCTTGTGTAGGTAGTCATTTTATAATACTGTTCTTGTATTATAAATCTTACTTGCAATTTGGAAATAATGATCTTCAAGGTAGGCAGTTGCAGTTAATAAAACTAAGGGATACATTTTGTCATGCAAACAGATAACAACTTTAGTATCGGTTTTCATGATTCACTGAATTGGAATTTAGGGCCTATTAAaaacggattctggtgcagttgcACTAATAATTCCAATTCAGTGACAGTACACTGCAGATACCAGGTGTTTTTTGTGGGAAAGTCTGAAGTCATGGTGTACCCATTTGGACTTGGTATATATGATTTGGGTCTATACAGGTGGAGGATTTGTTGAATCTGCAGTGTACTTTATCCAGACGACTATAAAAGGGGATTGTTGGTCTAGTTTGATGAATTTACTAGGCACCAATAACTAATCATGCCAGCTAGTGTCAAGTGAAATGCCCGCCATTTCATTCGAAATTTTAAGCTGATAGCCCAGTCCGGTAATTTTCGTTCATGGACATTGGGGGCCAGAACTAAAATGTCGAAACGTAGGCCTCAAAGGACATTAAATGCTGTAGTTTGACGGGAATGCAgaatacattcatttttatcGATATTGACACTGAGTTAGACTACCGGATCTTTTTTCAGCCTTCTAACAGCTCATCGCTCCTTGCAGGATACACACTATTCCTCGCGTTTGTCATTGACCGGTTGCACCACTACCTTCAGAAGCTCATCACCCTCAGGAAATCAGCCAACATCTCCAGGGAGGAGGTCGAGAAGCTACAAATGGAGAACCGGTCTTTgcgcgagaaggaggagaagtcggCCAGTGAGATGAAGAAGCTTCAGCAGGACATGGCAAAACTGAGCGAGGACATGAAGAAGCTGAAATCTGAGTCCGAAGATCACCAGAGGAAAGCGTCTGACGCGGAGGCCCATGTCAACGCCCTGCAGAAGCAGTCGGAGGAGCTGCTCCTCGAGTACGACCGGCTGCTGGAGGACAACCAGATCCTGCAGTCCCAGCTCCACTACAAAGGCTGAATTGGTTGACCCGTGTCATGTAACTGTCTCGAACTCGAAGCGCTCATCGCCAAGGCTCTTTGATGTGGTTCTTGGCTTTCATTCCCCTCTCTAACTTATGGTGATATGGATGGATGTAGTGTGTGTTCTGTAGTTTTGTTTTGAGGCACTGAAAAAGTCAGGGATGGTGAGATGGATATGGGAGAAAGATCGGGTTTCGGAATGAACTGATTAGACCGTGTGTTGGAATGCAGTAATTTTTCTCCGATTCTCGCAGAGTTTTTGAACAGTTTTTCTATGATATTTCAGCATGTTTACAGAAAAGGAAAATCATAATATGCATAAGTGCATTTTGTTTTTGTTTAAGAAGGCTTGCATCTTGAAAATAGTTCCATTTTTTAAACCAAAAATAACCTCCTTTCTTTAAATCATAGTACTGTTTACTCTTTTTTGGTCATTTTTATTACCAATAACCAGTGTACtatctttgcattgaagatctccTTACAATTTGGAAATCATCTTGTGCAAACAAGGTCAGTTGCAGCTAATACAATCAAACAATCAAACTATCAAAGATTATTTAAATTTAGTTTGCATGATTCACTTAGGTTGGTATCTTAGGCCTGCTTGCGAGTGAATCCATTGCAGTTGAAATAATTATTGCGATATCAAGTAATATTTCATGGGAAAGCCTGAACTTATTGTGTACCATTTGGACTTGGTATATGGGTCTATACTCTGTAGCATACAGCATCCATACAAGTGCACAATTACAGTTCATACATGGAAAGATTCAGAACTACAATGACGAAAAAGGACCTCGAAAGATTATTTCCGGGCATTAAGGCTTTACTTTCAAGAATGCAGAACTCCACTTTTAGCCATGTCTAATACACTAATACTGTCTTTTCTTctatcaaacaattaagtagagtAGAATACACATTCATAGTTAAACCTGGTACCACACTTCTAAAAGTTCATCGCTCCTTGCAGGAGACACACTATTCCTTGCATTTGTTATCGGTTGCACCACTACCTCCAGAAGTTCATTACCCTCCAACACCTCCAGGGAGGCGGCCGAAAAACTCCAAATGGAGAACCGGTCCTTCTGCCAGGAGGAGGAATCGGCTAGCGAGATCAGATGAACTGCTTTAGGAACTCGGTTGCCACCAGCCGGCCACGTGTGTTCACCGACAGCTTCAGCTCGCTGATCTCCTTGTCAATGTCCTACATCATGAAGAAACAGATGTGCCGTCAAAATAAGTCCTTTCCAACAGATTGGCGAGATTTTTCTGGGGCTCTACTgtgaaaaaaataatataaacatgATTGTGAGACTTCTGCATTTTGCTTTTATTCATATGCAAAATGTGTAGTCCACGGCTGGCAACACTTTATGGCCAATTACCAAGTGCGCGTTGTTTTATGACGGCTGTACTCTAAAATTATTTGTATAAGGAATTCTTTGTATACACAACACATAACAGAACATTTCAGAAACTACAAGCGTCCAAACTTACTATTGTTGTCAGTTGTTCATTTATTAAACTATGATGACCTTTACTTACCTCCATAAActgaacaatgaaatctatgagCTTATGCTTGTGCATGTCCTCACAGTGGTAGTTTGTTATGAGGAAGCTAATATCATAACCCtggaacaaaaaaaaaacaagttAGTCATTTTCCAGTGGCGTTCTTGGATAAAATACCGTATACTAACATTCCGGCAAAGTACCAAAACAAATTTGATCCAGATTGCTAATAAACGCTGTGAAAAAAACATCAAGATGGAAAACTCAAAAGCTACTAAAACTCCAGGCAACATAGAGATTACTATTTAGTTGTCCTGAGTACTGTATTGCTGATATCAAGTTTTTCAAT
This region includes:
- the LOC123395102 gene encoding B-cell receptor-associated protein 31-like, producing the protein MIPLLFLVLFAEGAVALLLMVKIGPLRELAMRGVEQVKTGKGPATVKTLACTLSVILMSSVAAIVRIQNRGHKIGNVSPMDQVLWRTHLLEASLIGYTLFLAFVIDRLHHYLQKLITLRKSANISREEVEKLQMENRSLREKEEKSASEMKKLQQDMAKLSEDMKKLKSESEDHQRKASDAEAHVNALQKQSEELLLEYDRLLEDNQILQSQLHYKG